A genomic region of Arachis hypogaea cultivar Tifrunner chromosome 5, arahy.Tifrunner.gnm2.J5K5, whole genome shotgun sequence contains the following coding sequences:
- the LOC112801078 gene encoding xyloglucan O-acetyltransferase 2 yields the protein MGIATNPFKDQSLCLIKRILPLTLYALLPIALLPTALLCLHFYPLSFPPSSSPQTHHLPHSNSITITYHSSLSSSSSSPSSSRSSTTNSSSTEKEKAYYDDEENQCDYSNGEWVSDNISPLYNATTCGTVKETEKCTPNGRPDSGYLYWRWKPSQCNLPRFDPNIFLQLVRNKHIAFLGDSLARNQLESLLCMLSTISTPNLVYRNGEDNKFRRWHFPSHNSSFSLYWSPFLVQGVERSNNGQYYNTMYLDHVNERWARDIGNWDMIVISFGHWFLLPSIYYEGGKILGSLNVAEFNHTQIDFYDPLRKALRTTLNSIIERKLTGGRNGNSNNNGVDVIVKTFSPAHFEGDWDKAGTCSMTRPYKEEEKKLEGMDPEIRKIEMEEVTIAKEKGNNESGLLGFIRFEALDVTKLALLRPDGHPGPYMYPFPFSEGVPEHVQNDCVHWCLPGPIDTWNEIFLEMIKKWK from the exons ATGGGAATTGCTACAAACCCATTCAAGGATCAATCATTATGTCTCATTAAGAGAATTCTTCCATTAACACTCTATGCTTTGCTTCCTATTGCTCTCCTTCCCACTGCTTTGCTTTGCTTACACTTTTACCCTCTTtcctttcctccttcttcttctccacaAACTCATCATCTTCCTCATTCAAACTCCATCACCATCACCTAccactcttctctttcttcttcttcttcttctccttcttcgtcgcggtcatcaacaacaaattctTCTTCTACAG AAAAGGAAAAGGCTTATTATGACGATGAAGAGAACCAATGTGACTACTCCAATGGAGAATGGGTGAGTGACAACATAAGCCCTTTGTACAATGCAACCACATGTGGAACGGTCAAAGAGACTGAGAAATGCACCCCAAATGGAAGACCTGACTCAGGGTACCTATATTGGAGATGGAAGCCAAGTCAATGCAATCTTCCAAGGTTTGACCCCAACATTTTTCTCCAACTTGTTAGGAACAAGCACATTGCTTTTCTTGGTGACTCTCTTGCTAGGAATCAATTAGAGTCACTACTATGCATGTTGTCCACAATTTCAACACCAAATCTTGTGTATAGAAATGGTGAGGACAATAAATTCCGTAGGTGGCACTTCCCTTCTCATAATTCAAGTTTCTCATTGTATTGGTCCCCATTTCTTGTTCAAGGTGTAGAGAGATCAAATAATGGGCAATATTATAATACTATGTATTTGGATCATGTTAATGAGAGGTGGGCTAGGGATATTGGTAATTGGGATATGATTGTAATTTCATTTGGCCATTGGTTTTTGCTTCCTTCAATTTACTATGAGGGTGGGAAAATTTTGGGAAGCTTGAATGTTGCTGAATTTAATCACACTCAAATTGATTTTTATGATCCATTAAGGAAGGCATTAAGGACTACCCTTAATAGCATAATTGAGAGGAAACTAACAGGGGGTAGAAATGGAAATTCCAATAATAATGGTGTTGATGTAATTGTGAAGACATTTTCACCTGCTCATTTTGAAGGTGATTGGGATAAGGCAGGTACATGTTCAATGACTAGGCCTTataaggaagaagagaaaaagctTGAAGGAATGGATCCTGAGATTAGGAAGATTGAGATGGAAGAAGTTACAATCGCGAAGGAAAAAGGCAATAATGAAAGTGGATTATTAGGGTTTATTAGATTTGAGGCATTGGATGTAACAAAATTAGCACTCTTAAGACCTGATGGTCATCCTGGTCCTTATATGTATCCTTTTCCATTTTCTGAAGGGGTTCCAGAACATGTTCAAAATGATTGTGTTCATTGGTGTTTGCCAGGGCCTATAGATACATGGAATGAAATTTTTCTTGAAATGATCAAGAAGTGGAAATAA